AAAATGTTAAGCAAAATAAAGTATAATTTTAACTTCTTTTTATGTCAGGGTAGCTCAGCTGGCTAGAGCGCTGGTCTCATAAGCCGGAGGTCGGGAGTTCAAGTCTCCCCCTTGACACCACTTAAAATATCTTTTTAATGTTATATTTATTTTTTATATTTTGTAAATTAGCTTTCAAGAATGCTTATAAGTATAGTTTTTTGATTATATTTAATTTATTGTATGGTTTTAATGCCCTTATTTTACAAGGACATTAAAAATTTAGTGACCTAGTATATGGATTGGGTCTGTGTAGCCGTGTACTAGAGTTTCTTTTCTAGATTTATCATATTGATAGTGCAAAGTAAAAGTAGCATTTAAAATCTTCAATAATCATATTGATTAAGTTCTTCTTGAGTGCCAAGTAGCATTAATATATCGTTTAAATAAGCGGTATTTTCTAGATTTGGCATAATGCTCCAAGTATCATGTTGTTTGTGTGCAATGACTTTTAAATTTTGTCCAATGGATTGCAAGGTTTTCCCCGCTAAATTCTCATCGATTAAAAGTTTTGCTACCTTTATGGTGTTGGCTGAAAGATCTATGATTTCAAAATTTGGATTAGTGATAAGAATTTTAGCTAAACGCTTTGCAGATTCTTTTTCAGGATAGATGACTTTATTAACCCCAAGTTTTGAAAGAATTTGTCCATGTGTAGAAGAATTTGCTTTAGCTATGATATTTTTTACCCCTATTTCTTTTAAGGCCATGAAGGTAAGTATGCTTGATTCTAGATTTTCACCTATACTAAGTATGACAACATCAGCATTTGAATAGCCCGCTTCTTTCAAAGCTATAGTGTGAGTAGAATCTAAGATATAAGCAAAATCCGCATGATCTTGCAACTCTTTAACAGCTTCTTCATCAATATCTGAAACAATAACTCTTTTGCCTTGGTCAATAAGTTCTTTTGCTAAAACAGAGCCAAATCTTCCAAGTCCTATAATACCATAAGTTTCTTTTTTCATAGTATGATTTTTCCTTTTGGGTAATTTAAATATTTTTCTTTTTCTTTAAAAAATATACTAAATAAAAACGCAAGCACGCCCACTCTACCGCTAAGCATTAGTAAAATAACAATAAGTTTGCTTTCGGAGCTAAAAAGCGCACTAAGTGATAAGGTCCCACCATCGCCAACTGAAACACCTACTGTGGCAAATGCTGAACTTGTTTCAAAAAGCAAAGGTAAAAAACTTTTATCATCTTCAATCAAAGATAAAAGCAACACGCAGGTAATAATATAAACAATTGAACTTACTGCTATAATGAAAGCTTTATTAATAGTTTCGCTTGGAATTTCAAAGTTAAAAATTCTTGCATTACTATCTTTGATACTCCAATATGCATAAATTAATAGTACCGCAATAGTAGTTACTTTAATGCCCCCCGCAGTTCCACCTGGTGCACCACCTACAATCATAAACAAAGATCCAAAAAATAAGCTTGCATCCTTAAAGGTGCTAAGATCAAGAGTGTTAAATCCTGCAGTTCGGTAATTTACCGCTGTAAAATATGCACTCATAATTTTATCAAAAAGAGAAAATTCTCCTATGCTTTTTGGGTTATGATATTCAAATAAAAACACAATCAAACTTGCAAAAATGATTAGTATAATAGTGGAAATTAAAACAAGCTTTGTATGCAGACTTAGACTAGCAAAGCGTTTTTTTGAAAAAAAGTATAATTCTAGTAATACAAAATAGCCCAAACCGCCAATAATAATCAAAGAGGTAATGATAAAGTTAATCCAAAAATCATCCCTATAAGGCATTAAGCCACTTTCAAATATGCTAAAACCTGCATTATTAAAAGCAGAAATGGAGTGAAAAATACTAGCCCATAGAGCATCAGTTAAATTCATATCTAATTTAAATCTTAAAAATAATAAAACAGCACCAACAATTTCAATAGCAAATACAAAAAATAAAACCTTTTTCAAAAATCCTACAAGCCCATCAGCACCAGGATAAATTAAGGATTCTCTTAAAAGATTTTTTTCTCCAAAACTCATCTTTTTTCGTACTAAAATATATAAAGCCATGGCTATACTCATATAGCCTAAACCACCTATTTGGATAAGTAGTAAAATAACAAGCTGTCCATAAAAACTAAAATCTAATGAAGTATTTAGCACAATGAGTCCTGTCATACTTACAGCTGAAGCACTAGTAAAAAATGCATCTAAAAAAGATATTGGTTTAGTGTGCATAATGGGTAACATAAGGATGAAAGTGCCAAAAAGAGCTATAAGTATATAACCTATAAATAAGATTCTTATATTATTTCTATCTAAAGATAATTTTGCCATTTTATTTCTTTAAAAATTAAAAAAATATTCTACTTAAAATTAGTTAATAAGTAAAAGAAGAAAACTTTCCGCTAAAAGCGGAAAGCAAGAGCATTAAAGCATTCCTACTGCTAAAAATCCTAATGAAACAGCAATAGCAATAGCCAATACACCCGGGATAAAGAATGCGTGATTAAATATGAATTTTCCAATTCTTGTTGTACCTGTATCATCCATTTGAACTGCACCTAATAAAGTAGGATAGGTTGGAAGTACAAAAAGTGCTGAAACAGCAGCAAAACAAGCAACTAGCATATAAGAATCTGCAGGATTTGTAGCTGAAATTCCTAAT
The DNA window shown above is from Campylobacter lari and carries:
- a CDS encoding potassium channel family protein, whose translation is MKKETYGIIGLGRFGSVLAKELIDQGKRVIVSDIDEEAVKELQDHADFAYILDSTHTIALKEAGYSNADVVILSIGENLESSILTFMALKEIGVKNIIAKANSSTHGQILSKLGVNKVIYPEKESAKRLAKILITNPNFEIIDLSANTIKVAKLLIDENLAGKTLQSIGQNLKVIAHKQHDTWSIMPNLENTAYLNDILMLLGTQEELNQYDY
- a CDS encoding TrkH family potassium uptake protein produces the protein MAKLSLDRNNIRILFIGYILIALFGTFILMLPIMHTKPISFLDAFFTSASAVSMTGLIVLNTSLDFSFYGQLVILLLIQIGGLGYMSIAMALYILVRKKMSFGEKNLLRESLIYPGADGLVGFLKKVLFFVFAIEIVGAVLLFLRFKLDMNLTDALWASIFHSISAFNNAGFSIFESGLMPYRDDFWINFIITSLIIIGGLGYFVLLELYFFSKKRFASLSLHTKLVLISTIILIIFASLIVFLFEYHNPKSIGEFSLFDKIMSAYFTAVNYRTAGFNTLDLSTFKDASLFFGSLFMIVGGAPGGTAGGIKVTTIAVLLIYAYWSIKDSNARIFNFEIPSETINKAFIIAVSSIVYIITCVLLLSLIEDDKSFLPLLFETSSAFATVGVSVGDGGTLSLSALFSSESKLIVILLMLSGRVGVLAFLFSIFFKEKEKYLNYPKGKIIL